One segment of Mycolicibacterium neworleansense DNA contains the following:
- the murG gene encoding undecaprenyldiphospho-muramoylpentapeptide beta-N-acetylglucosaminyltransferase encodes MSEGKTDRGVTGPRGQERSDRGISVVLAGGGTAGHVEPAMAVADALRELDPHVRITALGTARGLETRLVPQRGYDLELITPVPLPRKPSGDLVRLPLRVRTAIRQTRSVLAGVEADVVIGFGGYVALPAYLAARGGFGLRGRRRAVPVVVHEANASAGLANRVGAVSARRVLSAVPEPGLRKVEVVGVPVRAAITSLDRAALRAEARAFFGFAPDAKVLLVFGGSQGAQSINRAVASAAEALAAAGVSVLHAHGPKNTLDLPPAAAGAPPYVAVPYLDRMDLAYAAADLAICRSGAMTVAEVTAVGLPAVYVPLPIGNGEQRLNALPVVSAGGGMVVDDAQLTGEFVADTVARLMTDDARLAAMTAAASLSGHPDAARRVAQVALDVARDRRKKLQ; translated from the coding sequence GTGAGCGAGGGTAAGACGGACCGCGGGGTAACTGGTCCTCGGGGGCAGGAACGCAGTGACCGGGGGATATCCGTCGTTCTCGCCGGTGGCGGCACGGCGGGCCACGTCGAGCCGGCCATGGCGGTGGCGGACGCGCTGCGCGAACTCGATCCGCACGTGCGCATCACCGCGCTGGGAACCGCGCGGGGGCTGGAGACCCGGCTGGTGCCGCAGCGTGGCTACGACCTGGAACTGATCACCCCGGTGCCGCTTCCGCGCAAGCCGTCGGGGGACCTGGTGCGGTTGCCGCTGCGGGTGCGTACCGCGATTCGCCAGACCCGTTCCGTCCTGGCCGGCGTCGAGGCCGATGTGGTGATCGGGTTCGGCGGCTACGTCGCGTTGCCCGCCTACCTTGCCGCCCGCGGCGGTTTCGGCCTGCGCGGGCGTCGGCGCGCCGTCCCGGTGGTGGTGCACGAGGCCAACGCCAGCGCCGGCCTTGCCAACCGGGTCGGTGCGGTATCGGCGCGACGCGTGCTCTCGGCGGTACCCGAGCCTGGGCTGCGCAAGGTCGAGGTGGTCGGAGTGCCGGTGCGCGCGGCGATCACGTCGTTGGACCGCGCCGCCTTGCGGGCCGAGGCCAGGGCCTTCTTCGGCTTCGCCCCCGACGCCAAGGTGCTGCTGGTGTTCGGCGGTTCGCAGGGGGCACAGTCGATCAACCGCGCGGTGGCCTCGGCTGCCGAAGCCCTTGCTGCTGCCGGTGTTTCGGTTCTGCATGCGCACGGGCCGAAGAACACCCTGGACTTGCCGCCGGCCGCGGCGGGCGCACCGCCGTATGTCGCGGTGCCGTATCTGGACCGGATGGACCTGGCCTATGCCGCAGCGGATCTGGCGATCTGCCGTTCCGGGGCGATGACGGTTGCCGAGGTGACCGCCGTCGGCCTGCCCGCGGTGTACGTCCCGCTGCCGATCGGCAACGGTGAGCAGCGGCTCAACGCGCTTCCGGTGGTGTCGGCCGGCGGCGGCATGGTCGTCGACGATGCCCAGCTCACCGGTGAATTCGTGGCCGATACGGTGGCACGCCTGATGACCGACGACGCGCGGTTGGCGGCGATGACGGCCGCCGCCTCGTTGTCGGGTCACCCCGATGCCGCCAGGCGGGTGGCGCAGGTCGCCCTCGACGTTGCCCGCGACCGACGAAAGAAGCTGCAGTGA
- the ftsZ gene encoding cell division protein FtsZ: protein MTPPHNYLAVIKVVGIGGGGVNAVNRMIEQGLKGVEFIAINTDAQALLMSDADVKLDVGRDSTRGLGAGADPEVGRKAAEDAKDDIEELLRGADMVFVTAGEGGGTGTGGAPVVASIARKLGALTVGVVTRPFSFEGKRRSNQAENGIQTLRESCDTLIVIPNDRLLQMGDAAVSLMDAFRSADEVLLNGVQGITDLITTPGLINVDFADVKGVMSGAGTALMGIGSARGDGRALKAAEIAINSPLLEASMEGAQGVLLSVAGGSDLGLFEINEAASLVQDAAHPEANIIFGTVIDDSLGDEVRVTVIAAGFDMAGPSRKPVVSPSAAQTQPIASARSGKVTTSLFEPTDAVSVPAPTNGATVSVGGDGDGGIADDDVDVPPFMRH from the coding sequence ATGACCCCCCCGCATAACTACCTCGCGGTAATCAAGGTGGTTGGTATCGGCGGCGGCGGTGTCAACGCCGTCAACCGGATGATCGAACAGGGCCTCAAGGGCGTCGAGTTCATCGCCATCAACACCGACGCACAGGCACTGCTGATGAGCGACGCTGACGTCAAGCTCGACGTCGGCCGTGACTCGACCCGTGGACTCGGCGCAGGAGCGGACCCCGAAGTGGGGCGCAAGGCGGCCGAGGATGCCAAGGACGACATCGAGGAGCTGCTGCGCGGCGCCGACATGGTGTTCGTCACCGCCGGTGAGGGCGGCGGCACCGGAACCGGTGGCGCACCCGTCGTCGCGTCGATCGCACGCAAGCTCGGCGCGCTCACCGTCGGTGTGGTGACGCGGCCGTTCTCGTTCGAGGGCAAGCGCCGGAGCAATCAGGCCGAGAACGGTATCCAGACGCTGCGCGAGAGCTGCGACACCCTCATCGTCATCCCCAACGACCGCCTGTTGCAGATGGGCGACGCCGCGGTGTCGCTGATGGACGCGTTCCGCAGTGCCGACGAGGTGCTGCTCAACGGCGTTCAGGGCATCACCGACCTGATCACCACACCCGGCCTGATCAACGTCGACTTCGCCGACGTCAAGGGTGTGATGAGCGGGGCGGGGACGGCGCTGATGGGCATCGGTTCGGCCCGCGGTGACGGCCGTGCGCTCAAGGCGGCGGAGATCGCGATCAACTCGCCGCTGCTGGAGGCCTCGATGGAGGGCGCGCAGGGCGTGCTCCTGTCGGTGGCCGGCGGTAGCGACCTGGGGCTGTTCGAGATCAACGAGGCCGCCTCGCTGGTGCAGGACGCGGCCCATCCCGAGGCCAACATCATCTTCGGCACGGTGATCGACGACTCGCTCGGTGACGAGGTCCGGGTCACGGTGATCGCGGCAGGCTTCGACATGGCCGGGCCCAGCCGCAAGCCGGTGGTCAGCCCGAGTGCGGCCCAGACCCAGCCGATCGCCTCGGCCCGTTCCGGCAAGGTGACCACGTCGCTGTTCGAACCGACGGACGCGGTGAGCGTCCCGGCACCCACGAATGGCGCCACCGTCAGTGTCGGTGGCGACGGAGACGGCGGGATCGCCGACGACGATGTCGACGTGCCGCCCTTCATGCGGCACTGA
- the murC gene encoding UDP-N-acetylmuramate--L-alanine ligase: MNGNSLPPELQRVHMVGIGGAGMSGVARILLDRGGLVSGSDAKESRGVVALRARGAEIRIGHDASSLDLLPGGPTAVVTTHAAIPKTNPELVEARRRGIPVILRPAVLAKLMVGDTTLMVTGTAGKTTTTSMLIVALQHSGFDPSFAVGGDLGEPGTNAHHGSGAYFVAEADESDGSLVEYRPDIAVVTNIEADHLDFFGTEQAYVDVFDAFMERLRPGGVVVVCVDDPGAAAFAERTAARGIRVLRYGSGDRPDLAAALLDWQQRGTTAVATVQLAAESQPRTMRLSVPGRHMALNAVAALLAAVQAGADPDDVLDALAGFEGVRRRFELVGTTAGVRVFDDYAHHPTKVTAALTAVRALAKESGGRSIVVFQPHLYSRTADFAEEFGKALSIADQVFVLDVYAAREQPLPGISGATVADAVTVPVTYVPDFSAVAALVAADARPGDVVVTMGAGDVTMLGKEIITELGIKENRTTPGRPSTGAP; this comes from the coding sequence GTGAACGGTAATTCACTTCCGCCTGAGCTTCAGCGGGTGCACATGGTCGGGATCGGGGGAGCCGGGATGTCGGGCGTGGCCCGGATCCTGCTGGACCGCGGCGGCCTGGTGTCGGGCTCGGACGCCAAGGAGTCCCGTGGCGTGGTGGCGCTACGGGCCCGCGGTGCCGAGATCCGGATCGGGCACGACGCGTCGTCGCTGGATCTGCTGCCGGGTGGGCCGACCGCCGTCGTCACCACCCACGCCGCGATCCCCAAGACCAACCCGGAGCTTGTCGAGGCCCGGCGCCGCGGCATCCCGGTGATCCTGCGCCCCGCGGTGCTCGCCAAGCTGATGGTCGGCGATACCACGTTGATGGTGACGGGTACTGCCGGCAAGACGACGACGACATCGATGCTCATCGTGGCCTTGCAGCACAGCGGTTTCGACCCGTCGTTCGCTGTTGGTGGTGACCTCGGCGAGCCCGGTACCAACGCGCATCACGGCAGCGGCGCCTACTTCGTCGCCGAGGCCGACGAGAGTGACGGGTCACTGGTGGAGTACCGACCCGATATCGCGGTCGTCACCAACATCGAAGCCGACCACCTCGATTTCTTCGGGACCGAGCAGGCTTACGTCGATGTATTCGACGCGTTCATGGAGCGTCTGCGCCCAGGTGGCGTGGTGGTGGTGTGCGTCGATGATCCGGGCGCAGCGGCTTTCGCCGAACGGACTGCCGCACGGGGAATCCGGGTGCTCCGCTACGGCAGCGGTGATCGCCCGGATCTGGCGGCCGCACTGCTGGACTGGCAGCAGCGAGGCACCACCGCGGTCGCGACGGTGCAGTTGGCGGCGGAGAGTCAGCCACGGACTATGCGGCTTTCGGTGCCGGGCCGTCACATGGCACTCAACGCCGTGGCGGCACTGCTCGCGGCGGTCCAGGCCGGCGCGGATCCAGACGACGTGCTCGATGCGTTGGCAGGATTCGAGGGCGTGCGGCGCCGGTTCGAGTTGGTGGGTACCACAGCCGGCGTCCGGGTATTCGACGACTATGCCCATCACCCTACGAAGGTCACCGCGGCACTGACCGCTGTACGCGCGTTGGCCAAGGAGTCCGGTGGCCGGTCCATCGTGGTGTTCCAGCCCCATTTGTATTCCCGCACAGCAGATTTCGCAGAAGAGTTCGGAAAGGCGCTCAGCATCGCCGACCAGGTCTTCGTGCTTGACGTGTACGCCGCGCGGGAACAGCCGCTACCTGGGATCAGCGGTGCGACGGTCGCGGACGCCGTGACGGTTCCGGTGACGTACGTGCCCGATTTCTCCGCCGTGGCGGCGCTGGTGGCGGCTGACGCACGGCCGGGTGATGTCGTCGTCACCATGGGCGCCGGTGACGTGACCATGCTGGGCAAGGAGATCATCACCGAGCTCGGTATCAAGGAGAATCGCACGACCCCGGGCCGTCCTTCGACGGGTGCGCCGTGA
- the ftsW gene encoding putative lipid II flippase FtsW — protein MASILARLRRGGDDVTGDTAASGDGSAEAAPSTAAAPRTRFGAWLGRPMTSFHLIIAVTALLTTLGLIMVLSASGVYSYDFDGSPWAVFGRQVMWTVVGLIAFYLALRISVRTLRRLAFPGFAFTIVLLILVLIPGIGKVANGSRGWFVVAGFSMQPSELAKIAFAIWGAHLLAARRMERASLREMLIPLVPAAVIALALIVAQPDLGQTVSLSIILLGLLWYAGLPLRVFLSSLAAAVLAAGVLALSAGYRSDRVQSWLDPAADSQGIGYQSRQARFALANGGIFGDGLGQGTAKWNYLPNAHNDFIFAIIGEELGFVGAVGLLALFGLFAYTGMRIARRSADPFLRLLAATTTLWVVGQMFINVGYVVGLLPVTGLQLPLISAGGSSQATTLLMMGLITNAARHEPEAVAALRAGRDDRMNRLLRLPLPEPYVPTRLEVARNRLHDRRKTPSRGVGKPSGKAGAKPAAKQAGKQSRAKQSGAKPARAARRAPHSADRPVRRSGRATGQQPAGGARSSVRYPAGQRKQGQRARTLEGQRYG, from the coding sequence GTGGCCAGCATCCTGGCCCGGTTGCGTCGCGGTGGCGATGACGTAACCGGCGACACCGCCGCATCCGGGGACGGGTCCGCAGAGGCCGCCCCGTCGACAGCCGCCGCGCCGCGGACCCGGTTCGGCGCCTGGCTGGGCCGGCCGATGACATCGTTCCACCTGATCATCGCCGTCACCGCGTTGCTCACGACGCTGGGCCTGATCATGGTCCTCTCGGCGTCGGGGGTGTACTCCTACGACTTCGACGGATCGCCGTGGGCCGTGTTCGGCCGCCAGGTGATGTGGACCGTCGTCGGACTGATCGCCTTCTACCTGGCCCTGCGGATATCGGTGCGGACCCTGCGCCGGCTGGCGTTCCCCGGATTCGCCTTCACGATCGTGCTGCTGATCCTGGTGCTCATCCCCGGAATCGGCAAGGTGGCCAACGGTTCCCGCGGCTGGTTCGTCGTCGCCGGGTTCTCGATGCAGCCCTCGGAGCTGGCCAAGATCGCCTTCGCCATCTGGGGCGCGCACCTACTGGCGGCACGGCGCATGGAACGGGCCTCCCTGCGCGAGATGCTCATCCCGCTGGTGCCCGCCGCGGTGATCGCGCTGGCGTTGATCGTCGCCCAGCCCGACCTCGGTCAGACCGTCTCGCTGAGCATCATCCTGCTCGGCCTGCTCTGGTACGCGGGCCTCCCGCTGCGCGTGTTCCTGTCCTCACTGGCCGCCGCGGTCCTGGCGGCCGGGGTGCTGGCCCTGTCCGCGGGCTACCGCTCCGACCGGGTGCAGTCCTGGCTCGATCCGGCGGCCGACTCGCAGGGGATCGGCTACCAGTCCAGGCAGGCCCGGTTCGCCCTGGCCAACGGCGGCATCTTCGGTGACGGGCTGGGCCAGGGCACCGCCAAGTGGAACTACCTGCCCAACGCGCACAACGACTTCATCTTCGCGATCATCGGCGAGGAGTTGGGCTTCGTCGGAGCCGTGGGCCTGCTGGCGCTGTTCGGGTTGTTCGCCTACACCGGTATGCGCATCGCGCGGCGTTCGGCCGATCCGTTCCTGCGACTGCTGGCGGCGACCACCACACTGTGGGTGGTGGGCCAGATGTTCATCAACGTGGGCTACGTGGTGGGGCTGCTTCCGGTCACTGGCCTGCAGCTGCCGCTGATCTCGGCCGGTGGATCCTCGCAGGCCACAACGCTACTGATGATGGGGCTGATCACCAACGCGGCCCGGCACGAACCGGAGGCGGTGGCGGCGCTGCGGGCCGGGCGTGACGACCGGATGAACCGGCTGCTGCGGCTGCCGCTGCCCGAGCCGTACGTCCCGACCCGGCTGGAGGTGGCCCGCAACCGGCTGCACGACCGCCGCAAGACACCGTCGCGCGGCGTCGGCAAGCCCAGCGGCAAGGCCGGTGCGAAACCCGCCGCCAAGCAGGCCGGTAAGCAGTCCAGGGCCAAGCAGTCCGGCGCCAAACCGGCCCGGGCCGCCCGTCGTGCGCCGCACAGCGCGGACCGGCCGGTACGCCGGTCGGGGCGCGCTACCGGCCAGCAGCCGGCCGGGGGTGCTAGGTCTTCGGTCCGATATCCTGCAGGCCAGCGGAAACAGGGTCAACGGGCCCGGACTTTGGAAGGTCAGCGTTACGGGTGA
- the murD gene encoding UDP-N-acetylmuramoyl-L-alanine--D-glutamate ligase — MVAGPSGGRGGGDDLSLLTPGAPVLVAGAGVTGRAVLAALAPLGVAATLCDDRADALQAYAEQGTAVIDPAGAISGIADYALVITSPGFPPTAPVLAAAAEAGVPIWGDVELAWRLDAAGRYGPPRRWLVVTGTNGKTTTTSMLHEMLLADGRRSLLCGNIGDPVLAVLDQSAELLAVELSSFQLHWAPSLRPDAGVVLNVAEDHLDWHGSMAAYAADKARALAGRVAVVGLDDPVAAGLLPTAGAGVRVGFRLGEPAAGELGVRAGKLVDRAFGADVELADAATISVAGPVGVLDALAAAALARAVGVAPESIAAALASFQVGRHRAELVGEADGVRYVDDSKATNPHAAQASITAFDRVVWIAGGLLKGASVDELVRQVANRLVAVVLIGRDRQMVADALSRHAPDVPVVAVVTGEDSGVLETNESIGDHVTRVIEVGDRPVSDAVMTAVVDVARGLAASGDTVLLAPAGASFDQFSGYGQRGDAFAGAVRAAIG; from the coding sequence ATGGTGGCGGGCCCATCCGGCGGGCGCGGCGGCGGCGACGATCTCTCGCTGCTGACCCCCGGTGCCCCGGTGCTGGTGGCAGGCGCGGGGGTGACCGGACGGGCCGTGCTGGCGGCCCTGGCGCCCCTCGGCGTGGCTGCGACGCTGTGCGACGACCGTGCCGACGCGCTGCAGGCCTATGCCGAGCAGGGCACCGCTGTGATCGATCCGGCCGGGGCCATCTCCGGCATCGCCGACTACGCGCTGGTGATCACGAGCCCGGGATTCCCGCCGACGGCTCCTGTCCTGGCCGCCGCGGCCGAGGCCGGCGTGCCGATCTGGGGGGATGTGGAGCTGGCCTGGCGGCTGGATGCGGCGGGCCGCTATGGGCCGCCCCGCCGCTGGCTGGTGGTCACCGGTACCAACGGCAAGACCACCACCACCTCGATGCTGCACGAGATGCTTTTGGCCGATGGGCGCCGAAGCCTGTTGTGCGGCAACATCGGTGACCCGGTGCTGGCGGTCCTCGATCAGTCCGCGGAGTTGCTGGCGGTCGAGCTGTCGAGCTTCCAGTTGCATTGGGCACCCTCGCTGCGCCCGGATGCGGGCGTGGTGCTCAACGTCGCCGAGGACCATCTGGACTGGCACGGTTCGATGGCCGCCTACGCCGCCGACAAGGCCAGGGCGCTGGCCGGCCGGGTGGCGGTGGTGGGTCTCGACGATCCGGTGGCGGCGGGCCTGCTGCCCACCGCTGGGGCTGGGGTTCGGGTGGGATTTCGGCTGGGCGAACCGGCCGCCGGAGAGCTCGGTGTCCGCGCCGGCAAGCTCGTCGACCGTGCTTTCGGCGCCGATGTCGAGTTGGCTGATGCCGCGACGATCAGTGTGGCCGGGCCCGTCGGTGTGCTCGACGCGCTGGCGGCTGCGGCACTGGCCCGGGCCGTGGGGGTGGCCCCTGAGTCGATCGCGGCCGCGTTGGCGTCGTTCCAGGTCGGCAGGCACCGCGCCGAGCTGGTCGGGGAGGCCGATGGCGTGCGCTATGTCGACGATTCCAAGGCCACCAACCCGCATGCCGCGCAAGCCTCGATCACCGCGTTCGATCGGGTGGTCTGGATCGCCGGGGGCTTGCTGAAGGGCGCTTCGGTCGATGAGCTGGTGCGCCAGGTGGCGAATCGGCTGGTCGCGGTCGTGCTGATCGGGCGGGATCGGCAGATGGTTGCCGATGCGTTATCGCGACACGCCCCGGATGTCCCCGTCGTCGCGGTTGTGACGGGGGAGGATTCTGGGGTGCTTGAGACAAATGAGTCTATTGGTGATCATGTGACTCGTGTGATCGAAGTCGGGGACCGACCGGTCTCTGACGCGGTCATGACGGCGGTCGTCGATGTCGCCCGCGGCCTCGCCGCGTCGGGCGACACCGTGTTGCTGGCCCCGGCAGGCGCGTCCTTCGATCAGTTCAGCGGCTACGGCCAGCGTGGCGATGCGTTCGCCGGCGCCGTCCGCGCCGCGATCGGGTAG
- a CDS encoding UDP-N-acetylmuramoyl-tripeptide--D-alanyl-D-alanine ligase codes for MIEMTIARIAEIVGGELAGITAEEAAATRVTGTVEFDSRAIGPGGLFLALPGARSDGHDFVGVPAIIVTPEPGAADAASGALEFDTDGSGAAVLAALAKLAAAVAAELVTGGLTIIGVTGSSGKTSTKDLLAAVLEPLGQVIAPPGSFNNELGHPWTVLRATPDTDYLILEMSARHPGNIAALAAIAPPQIAVVLNVGTAHLGEFGSREAIANTKAELPQAVPASGVVILNVDDTAVAAMAGKTAARVVRVSREPGSEVDVWAGPVALDDLARPRFTLHAAGDEAAVALAVHGDHQVGNALCAAAVALECGAGLDQVAAALAGAGPVSRHRMQVASRADGVTVINDAYNANPDSMRAGLKALAWMARQNPGEPAFDQGGKRRSWAVLGEMAELGDDAITEHDAIGRFAVRLDVSRLIVVGTGRAMNAMHHGAVMEGSWGSESTMVDDADAALALLQAELQPGDVVLVKASNSVGLGALADALVAGQDRNADR; via the coding sequence GTGATCGAGATGACCATCGCCAGGATCGCTGAGATCGTCGGTGGTGAGTTGGCCGGCATCACGGCCGAAGAGGCCGCCGCCACCCGCGTCACCGGCACTGTCGAGTTCGACTCTCGCGCGATCGGCCCGGGCGGACTGTTCCTGGCCCTGCCCGGTGCGCGCTCCGACGGCCACGACTTCGTGGGCGTGCCCGCAATCATCGTCACGCCCGAACCGGGGGCGGCCGACGCTGCTTCTGGCGCTTTGGAATTCGACACCGACGGGTCCGGTGCGGCGGTGCTGGCCGCGCTGGCGAAGTTGGCGGCGGCGGTGGCCGCCGAACTGGTGACCGGTGGGCTGACGATCATCGGGGTGACCGGATCGTCGGGGAAGACCTCGACGAAGGATCTGCTGGCCGCGGTGCTGGAGCCGCTCGGCCAGGTGATCGCGCCACCGGGGTCGTTCAACAACGAGCTGGGTCATCCCTGGACGGTGTTGCGCGCCACGCCGGACACCGATTACCTGATCCTGGAGATGTCGGCCCGGCATCCGGGCAATATCGCCGCCCTGGCCGCGATCGCTCCGCCGCAGATCGCCGTGGTGCTCAACGTGGGCACCGCCCATCTCGGCGAGTTCGGTTCTCGCGAGGCCATCGCGAATACCAAAGCCGAGTTGCCGCAAGCTGTTCCGGCCTCGGGGGTGGTGATCCTCAATGTCGACGACACCGCGGTGGCGGCGATGGCCGGCAAGACCGCGGCCCGGGTGGTGCGCGTGTCGCGTGAGCCCGGTTCCGAGGTCGACGTGTGGGCCGGCCCGGTCGCCCTCGATGATCTGGCCCGCCCGCGGTTCACTCTGCACGCGGCCGGCGATGAGGCCGCGGTGGCGCTTGCGGTGCACGGCGATCATCAGGTGGGCAATGCGCTGTGTGCCGCGGCGGTCGCGCTGGAGTGCGGGGCCGGCCTGGATCAGGTGGCCGCCGCGCTGGCGGGAGCCGGCCCGGTCTCGCGGCACCGGATGCAGGTCGCGTCCCGCGCCGACGGTGTGACGGTGATCAACGACGCCTACAACGCGAACCCGGATTCGATGCGCGCCGGGCTGAAGGCGCTGGCCTGGATGGCCCGGCAGAATCCTGGTGAACCCGCATTTGACCAGGGTGGAAAGCGCCGCAGCTGGGCCGTGTTGGGCGAGATGGCCGAACTCGGTGACGACGCGATAACCGAGCACGACGCCATCGGACGGTTCGCGGTGCGCTTAGATGTGTCTCGGTTAATCGTCGTCGGAACCGGGAGGGCTATGAACGCCATGCACCATGGCGCGGTGATGGAGGGTTCGTGGGGATCTGAGTCCACGATGGTCGACGACGCCGATGCCGCACTGGCCCTGTTGCAGGCTGAGCTGCAGCCGGGGGACGTGGTGCTGGTGAAGGCATCCAACTCGGTGGGGCTGGGCGCCCTGGCCGATGCGCTGGTTGCCGGACAAGATCGGAATGCCGACCGATGA
- a CDS encoding cell division protein FtsQ/DivIB, producing MTETGAEGPEGGAEVPGEAGSAATESPATDVPPAAGSDVPAAAAADYEGPRRRARREREERRIARDRAVAIEQARREAKRRVVGQSADAPNTVARSTIRSLKVLLWSALASVVAVALGLVLYFTPVMSVRNVAVSGAAAVPQEQVLAAAAVVPGTPLLQVNTDAVAERVATIRRIATARVQREYPSTLRITVVERVPVVVKDYPDGPHLFDRDGVDFATEPPPPTLPYLDAENPGPADPATKAALEVMLALPPDVVAQVGRIAAPSVASIALTLADGRVVVWGTNDRTEEKALKLAALLTQPGRTYDVSSPDLPTVK from the coding sequence GTGACCGAGACGGGTGCTGAGGGTCCCGAGGGCGGGGCCGAAGTTCCCGGCGAGGCCGGTTCCGCAGCGACTGAGTCACCCGCGACCGATGTGCCGCCCGCGGCAGGGTCCGATGTGCCCGCGGCGGCAGCCGCCGATTACGAGGGCCCGCGTCGCCGCGCCCGCCGTGAACGTGAGGAACGCCGGATCGCGCGGGACCGGGCGGTGGCGATCGAACAGGCTCGGCGCGAAGCGAAGCGCCGGGTGGTCGGGCAGTCCGCAGATGCCCCGAACACTGTGGCCCGCAGCACTATTCGCAGCCTGAAGGTGCTCTTGTGGTCTGCGCTGGCCAGCGTTGTCGCGGTGGCGTTGGGTCTGGTTCTGTATTTCACGCCGGTGATGTCGGTGCGCAATGTGGCGGTCAGCGGTGCGGCCGCGGTGCCGCAGGAGCAGGTGCTGGCCGCCGCTGCGGTGGTGCCGGGCACCCCGCTGCTGCAGGTCAACACGGACGCGGTCGCCGAGCGGGTGGCCACGATCCGGCGTATCGCCACGGCGCGCGTTCAGCGGGAGTATCCCTCGACGCTTCGGATCACGGTCGTCGAGCGGGTGCCGGTGGTGGTCAAGGACTATCCCGACGGCCCGCATCTGTTCGACCGCGATGGGGTGGATTTCGCCACCGAGCCGCCACCGCCGACGCTGCCGTACCTGGACGCCGAGAATCCGGGCCCGGCCGATCCGGCCACCAAGGCCGCGCTCGAGGTGATGTTGGCCCTGCCGCCGGACGTCGTCGCACAGGTGGGCCGGATCGCCGCACCGTCGGTGGCCTCGATCGCGCTGACGCTGGCCGACGGCCGGGTGGTGGTGTGGGGGACCAACGACCGGACCGAGGAGAAGGCGCTGAAACTGGCGGCGCTGCTGACCCAGCCGGGTCGTACCTACGACGTGTCCAGTCCGGATCTGCCTACCGTCAAGTAG
- the mraY gene encoding phospho-N-acetylmuramoyl-pentapeptide-transferase yields the protein MKLILIAVGIALTVSILLTPALIRLFTKRGLGHEIREDGPASHAKKRGTPSMGGVAIVAGIWAGYLGTHLVGVALGGEGPSASGLLVLGLATMLGLVGFVDDLIKLRRSRNLGLNKTAKTVGQLTAAVLFGVLALQFRNGDGLTPGSPELSYVREIATVTLASWVFVLFCVVVVSAWSNAVNFTDGLDGLAAGAMAMVSAAYVLITFWQYRNACATAPGLGCYNVRDPLDLAIVAAATAGACIGFLWWNAAPAKIFMGDTGSLALGGIIAGLSVTSRTEILAVVLGALFVAEVTSVVVQILAFRTTGRRVFRMAPFHHHFELVGWAETTVIIRFWLLTAIACGLGVALFYSEWLTAVGA from the coding sequence ATGAAACTGATCCTGATCGCCGTCGGAATCGCGCTGACGGTTTCCATTCTGCTGACCCCCGCGTTGATCCGGCTGTTCACCAAACGTGGCCTCGGCCATGAGATCCGTGAGGACGGCCCGGCCAGCCACGCCAAGAAGCGTGGCACCCCGTCGATGGGTGGTGTGGCGATCGTGGCCGGGATCTGGGCCGGCTACCTGGGCACCCATCTGGTCGGGGTCGCACTCGGCGGTGAGGGCCCCTCGGCATCGGGTCTGTTGGTGTTGGGCCTGGCCACGATGCTCGGCCTGGTCGGATTCGTCGATGACCTGATCAAGCTCCGCCGGTCGCGCAATCTGGGCCTGAACAAGACCGCCAAGACCGTCGGCCAGCTGACCGCGGCGGTGTTGTTCGGTGTGCTGGCGCTGCAGTTCCGCAACGGGGACGGGCTCACCCCGGGCAGCCCCGAACTGTCCTATGTCCGCGAGATCGCCACGGTGACGCTGGCGTCGTGGGTTTTCGTGCTGTTCTGCGTGGTGGTTGTCAGCGCCTGGTCCAATGCCGTGAACTTCACCGACGGCCTGGACGGGCTGGCGGCCGGCGCGATGGCGATGGTGAGCGCGGCCTATGTCCTGATCACGTTCTGGCAGTACCGCAATGCCTGTGCCACGGCACCGGGTCTGGGCTGCTACAACGTCCGCGACCCACTGGACCTGGCCATCGTGGCGGCCGCGACGGCGGGCGCGTGTATCGGTTTCCTGTGGTGGAATGCCGCGCCGGCCAAGATCTTCATGGGTGACACCGGCTCACTGGCCCTCGGTGGCATCATCGCCGGGTTGTCGGTGACGAGCCGCACCGAGATCCTCGCCGTTGTCCTGGGCGCACTGTTCGTGGCCGAGGTGACCTCGGTGGTGGTGCAGATCCTGGCGTTCCGCACCACGGGCCGGCGGGTCTTCCGGATGGCTCCCTTCCATCATCATTTCGAGCTGGTGGGTTGGGCCGAGACGACGGTCATCATCCGGTTCTGGCTGCTGACGGCGATCGCCTGTGGTCTGGGTGTGGCCTTGTTCTACAGCGAGTGGCTCACCGCAGTCGGGGCCTGA